In Stomoxys calcitrans chromosome 2, idStoCalc2.1, whole genome shotgun sequence, the following proteins share a genomic window:
- the LOC106085581 gene encoding uncharacterized protein F21D5.5, producing MNRVCLLKPMKAEHKTIHLHPGLNIIGRQRETGIRDEKCSKKQVELNVDMDKCNIKLKILGVNPCGINGLMCLQNTECDMRHGDVLEVVYGRHAFEVQFKPPLDNGELVTTAPKDASIQKNEKEIVDQFLDVWSEVENGKMLIFTSKGVRGSSKIASYDMDGTIIRTKSGNVFPKTCDDWMLNYPEVPKKLKSLWQDGFKICFFTNQGGIAKGKTNLNEFKQKIKQIVTRLQVPVQVFIAISDGYYRKPLPGMWEHLEKYQNNHINIDKEKSFFVGDAAGRPEVGKGKTKRRKDHSLADRLFAYNIGLTFYTPEEHFFNIKKEEWIKQDFDPTKDFDELSLLEPTDTKLPSDECELIIMVGLPGSGKSNFCQQNLVPLGYTVANADTVGSIQACVKICEKALTSGISCVVDNTNVDVDSRKKFIAIAKKLNVQCRCFYMNISLAQVKHHLTFRQLTDTKHSKVSEMILNMMKKKYTQPQLDEGFTEIVKVNIKPTFKRDDWKRLYRLYLVEK from the exons ATGAATCGTGTTTGTCTTTTGAAGCCAATGAAAGCAGAACATAAAACAATACATCTCCATCCGGGTCTTAACATTATAGGACGACAAAGGGAAACCGGAATAAGAGATGAGAAATGCTCAAAAAAACAAGTTGAGCTTAATGTGGACATGGATAAATGCAATATTAAACTAAAGATTTTAGGTGTAAACCCTTGCGGTATCAATGGTCTAATGTGTCTCCAAAACACAGAATGTGATATGCGACATGGCGATGTATTGGAAGTGGTTTATGGACGGCATGCGTTCGAAGTACAATTTAAACCTCCCCTTGATAACGGTGAATTGGTCACGACTGCTCCCAAAGACGCAAGTatacaaaaaaatgaaaaagaaattgTCGATCAATTTTTGGACGTATGGAGTGAAGTGGAAAACGGAAAAATGCTTATTTTTACTAGCAAAGGAGTCCGAGGTTCTTCAAAAATTGCATCCTATGATATGGATGGTACTATCATAAGAACTAAATCTGGAAATGTTTTTCCAAAAACATGTGATGACTGGATGCTCAATTATCCGGAGGTTCCTAAAAAGCTGAAATCACTGTGGCAAGATGGGTTTAAAATCTGTTTCTTTACTAATCAAGGAGGAATTGCCAAAGGCAaaaccaatttaaatgaattcaaacaaaaaataaaacaaatcgtaACAAGACTGCAAGTGCCCGTGCAAGTGTTCATTGCCATATCTGATGGATATTATCGAAAGCCATTACCTGGAATGTGGGAACatttagaaaaatatcaaaacaacCACATTAATATTGATAAAGAGAAAAGTTTTTTCGTCGGTGATGCTGCAGGACGACCCGAAGTTGGTAAAGGTAAAACAAAGCGTCGGAAAGATCACTCACTGGCAGATCGTTTGTTTGCTTACAATATTGGTTTGACTTTTTATACACCTGAAGAACATTTCTTTAATATAAAGAAGGAGGAGTGGATAAAACAGGACTTTGATCCAACTAAAGATTTTGATGAACTGTCTCTTTTAGAGCCCACTGATACAAAATTACCATCCGATGAGTGCGAATTGATTATTATGGTTGGATTACCGGGATCGG GTAAATCGAATTTTTGTCAGCAAAACTTAGTGCCGTTAGGATATACTGTCGCCAACGCCGACACCGTGGGGAGCATACAGGCATGCGTGAAAATCTGTGAGAAGGCACTTACCAGCGGGATTTCATGCGTTGTTGATAATACAAATGTAGATGTGGATTcacgaaaaaaatttatagcCATCGCCAAAAAGTTGAATGTACAGTGCCGTTGCTTTTATATGAACATAAGTTTGGCTCAAGTTAAGCACCATCTTACTTTTCGTCAATTAACGGATACAAAACATTCAAAAGTTAGTGAAATGATTTTAAATATGATGAAAAAGAAATATACCCAACCTCAATTGGATGAGGGATTCACAGAAATTGTAAAAGTCAATATAAAACCAACTTTTAAGCGAGATGATTGGAAACGTCTTTATAGATTGTAtttggttgaaaaataa
- the LOC106085582 gene encoding ADP-ribosylation factor-like protein 2 translates to MGFLTVLKKMRQKEKEMRILLLGLDNAGKTTILKRFNGEPINTISPTLGFNIKTLEHNGYTLNMWDVGGQKSLRSYWRNYFECTDGLVWVVDSADRMRLETCKHELEILLQEERLAGATLLVLANKQDLPGALSANEIKEMLHLDNITTHHWLVVGVSAVTGEKLLNAVDWLIDDIAKRIFTLE, encoded by the exons ATGGGTTTCCTGACAGTTTTGAAGAAAATgagacaaaaagaaaaagaaatgcgTATTCTTTTGTT GGGTTTGGATAATGCTGGAAAGACAACTATACTGAAACGATTCAATGGCGAGCCCATAAATACTATTTCCCCAACGCTAGGCTTTAATATAAAAACATTGGAACACAATGGATATACGTTAAATATGTGGGATGTTGGAGGGCAAAAGTCATTGCGATCGTATTGGCGGAACTATTTTGAGTGCACCGACGGTTTAGTGTGGGTTGTCGATAGCGCTGACAGGATGCGTTTGGAGACATGTAAACATGAGCTTGAGATATTGCTGCAGGAAGAAAGGTTAGCCGGAGCAACTTTATTAGTTTTGGCAAATAAACAAGACTTACCAGGAGCGTTAAGCGCAAACGAAATAAAAGAG ATGCTGCACTTGGACAATATTACAACACATCATTGGCTAGTTGTTGGCGTTAGTGCAGTAACCGGGGAAAAACTTCTAAATGCTGTAGACTGGCTAATTGATGATATAGctaaacgcatttttactttGGAGTAA